In Candidatus Electrothrix scaldis, the genomic window AATAGCACAAAGTATACTCCAGGCAAAATGCCCGCCGGATAAGATCCCGATGAACAAGCCTGTATAAAAACCAAAAAAGGGATAGTTCAAAAAACGGAAGAGATTTTTTTTCGTCATAAAAAAGCCTAAAATATCGTTGGGCCACGGTTGGGCCTGTTGGGCCGCTTGTTGGGCCTTTTGTCTGCAAATGAGTCGAAAAAGACCGATTTTAAATAGCCTAAAACATGAAAAATCAGTTAAATAGGATATATAAACCGGCCTTTCACGCCGGCAACACCGGTTCAAATCCGGTTGGGGACGCCATTTATATCAAGGACTTAGCATTCATTTGCTAAATCCTTTTTTTGTTTGTTGGGTTGATTGTTGGGTTTCTCAACCAAAAACATCAACAGCACTTCTCACACTTTCAAGCCGATGAATGTAACGTTCAGTCGTTGAAAGCTGCCGATGACGTAATATTGTCTGAACATCCAGAAGAGGCACTTTATTTTTTATAAGAATAGAGGCGGACAGATGCCGGATCGCATGGAGGCCGAATTTTTCCACCTCGGCTTTTCGACAAAGACGCGAAAGCCATCTCTGACGTGCAACATAAGGTAGCCTTGTCATCGGATCAGGAAAAACCCAGTCGCCGAAAACAGAAAGCATAAAAACAGACAGCTCCTTAAAAAGCGTCGGGCTCATCGGCACCCAGTCATAGGACAAAGTACCATCCTTTCTTTTTCTGGTATAGAGTCTCACTTTCTTCTGTGACAAATCCACATCCTCAACACGCAACCTGAATATTTCATTACGACGGGCTGCCAAATGCAAATAACAGAGCAACATTACCCTATCCTGTTCTGATTCTGCCTGATCATAGACTTTCCAAAAATCCTTTTCAGGGGGAATGTAACGAGCTGAACGAACCTCTGAAAAACGATCAACGAGAAAAGGATTCCGAGTAGGAAAGCCCGGTATATATTGAGCCGCCCAATTCCAGGCGGCCACAAAATTTTTCCTTTCCTTATTAGCTGCATATCCAGAACGCTTTTTCGCCTGCTCAGCAAGATGATCAAGAACAGTTCGCTTATGAAGATGGTCAACAGGAAGAAAACGGTCAACCGATTCAAAAAAGGAACGGAAAGCGCGCTGTTTCTCCTCGTATGTTTTCTTTGAATGCTTCAATTTGGAGTAGTCCAAATACTGAACCGCCCAGTCACCTAAAGATATTATGAGGATCTGTTGTTCTTTTTCCTTTGCCTGCGCTTCGAGATGGGCGAGCTTCTTTCTTTCCCACTCCACCGCCTCTTTCTTGGTCTTGCATGACTTCGTGAACTTCTGATCGTCGTAATAAACCTGCGCTGTCCAGTTGCCTCTCTGCTTGTTCCGATAAGGCATCAATTAACCTCTTTTCAAAAAAACGATATCCTTTACCGACTTTGACCCCGCCGAGTCGGGCATAATTAGTGCGAACTGTTGTTACACTACATTGCAGATACTCAGCAACATCACGGGCCGACATACAACGGCCCAGATGTTCTTCAAGATGTAAGCTCATCTAAAACCCCCTATCAGAAAGCCCCTTAAGTACTTTAAGAGCGTTTTGAACTTCCGAGAGTTGAAGGGCGTAACGTTCCTTTTCCCGATTCGTTTTTTCCAGCTTTTCACGGAGCATGTATATTTCTCTCTGATAAAAACCCCATGACATGATCATATGTTTCAGCTTGCCGCTGAATGTGGAATAGTCAGGGAGAAGACGTTTCAGTGTTTTAATTTCCTTGTCGGAAAGTCTCAGAGTAAGGGCCATTGTGTACCTCATTTGCAATCATTTTGATTCGTCCGGAAGAAACCCGGGAAAGAAAAATGCAATCATTTATCAGCTGCTAAATCAGCCTGGCTTCAGGAGAATGCAATCATTCCTAACCATACGGGAGTCATGCGGGTCAGGATGAAACAAATCATAAGCCTCTTCAGAAGAAAGATTTGCAAGATCTGGAGCTAATGAGTTCAAAGCTTCCCAGGCCCAGCAACGATGCTTATGTATTTGACCATTAAAGTATTGAATTTCGGTAAGGGATGCCAAGCACTGATATAGCCGCTCGTTGGTCAATTCAGGAACTTCAACCTTAGGTACATACTCAACACCATCAATAAGAACCACAGGCATAATCATCCCCCCTGAATATACGGTCCATGAAACTCTTCATGCTCCATACCGTGTGGCCAACATTCATTAAGCTTCTTTTTCATCTTCTCCAGAAGAACAGGTTGCCCTGTTTTTTCATCAAGCTCTTTTGCTTTGAGCAGGCACCATTCAGCAACAAATCCTTGCAGATAATCAACAATGCAGTTTACATCCAGAGGACAACGCTCTATTGCAGCCAGGTTGAGAGCACAGCCCACCATTTGGTCGGCCAGCTGGTACTTATCCTTTTGCGGAAGAATGCGTTGACGAGTGACAGGTTGATACGTTCCCCAGTCGATAGACTGAAGAACAACCCACCAGGGATGGACAAGGGCTCTGTCCTGGTGGCGGTTCTCGCGATCCGGGGGAATTTCGCAGAACATGGCCCATTCACCAACACAATAGGCCCATATGCCGTCGAGCTTTTCAAACAGATCCTCAAGGGTATCAACCTTGAGTTGTCGGAGTACAGGGCGACGGAGCTGAAATTCAACGCGGGTAACAGGCTGATTATTGTATTCATCCTTGCCCCAGACAGAGGCAAAAACAGACTGTTTTGCACCATCTTTTTTTAGTTCAAGCACCTTGTTATAGACACGCAGGGAAATATCACCCTCACCAGCAGATAAGCCGCTTTCATGGAGGGAGCCCACAGTATCGATCATTTTATCATCAGAAAGGCCGAGTGCCCCTTCAGACTGATGCATGGAGATCCCGGTGAACTCGCGCCGGTCATAGTAGAAATGAAATTTGTTAGCGCGGGTGATCCAGAGTTCTGGATCTTGTATCCCGAGGTCTGAGAGTTCCAGGCCGATGCAGTCAGCGCAGGGGTGAACCTCGGATAGTCCGTTCTTGAGGATCTTGCCGCTATATTCTTCAACGAGGTGTTCTATCATCTCGACAGTATCCCTGTAGCCGGGATTCCAGCAGGAAACAGAGCCGATATCTACCCAGATGTTCGGGGTCTCCATCCAGTTCTTGCGCACAGAGATAAAAACATGGACATCAGCGCGGGAGATATGAAAAGTAAAACCACCTGTTCGTCCAGTAGTGTGCATTATCCAGCCGTCCTTTTCAAAACCTTTGAGCGATACAGGAACAGAGGTATGCAACTCTTGCGCTTTTCTCTTGAGTTCGCCCAGTGTATCAAAAAACTTTTGGTTAGTTGGCCACTGGACATGGAGCCCGTATTTCAAACGATCAAGGCCAATGGCGAGTTGGACCCCCCATGTTATTCTATCATGGGATCTGACAAGGTCTAAGACTGCGTTATTTTTCAGTTGTACGTTATTCATGGATGCCTCCTAAAGAATGAATGTTACAATTTTGTAGCTCTCAAAAATAAAAACCACGCCGCCAAGAGCAACGATCCAAGGAAGAGGAACGGGCGGCGTGACTTAGGAGCTCTGTTTGGTCGCGGGCTTGCTGATGAGCGTGTACTATTGAGAACCTCCGAGAAGCGTCCAAGGACCGCTCCCGGAGTTCCCGTGAGCTTTTGACTAAGTACCGCCCTTGAGTTACGCTGTTGAACGCACTCAGGGCAGCAGGCGGCTTTTCTGTACACAGGATCAGTATTTTTCTTTTTTTCTTTTTTTCTTTTTTCTCCTAAAACGGAGCTGATTCTTCCACCTTCCGGTGTGATTTCCTGTAGGTCACTTTCTCGTAGAGCCGGGGGCTAACCTGTTGAAGGAAAGGAGACAGGGAGGCCTGATGGTACTTCCGGTCCGGGGTGCGGATCAGTTCGGGGTACATGAGGAAGAGCTGTTGTTTTGCACGTGTAGCAGCCACGTAGAGCAGGCGGCGTTCTTCTTCCAGTTCTTCGTCATCTGCGTTCTGACGGGGAAAGAGTCCATCAGCAAGACCGATAAGGAAGACAACATCCCATTCCAGGCCTTTGGCGGAATGGATGGTGGACAGGACAAGTTTTTTCTTTTTCGGGTCCTGGTTAGTTGTTGCTTCGGTTACCTCTGGCGGATCGAGGGCCGTGTCATCTATGAATGACTGAATATCGTAGTATTCAGCAGCCAGAGTGCGGACATATTCCAGATCATGGCGGCGTTTGGGGTAATCATCGTGGTAGATGCGTTCGAATGCTGCCTCGTACCAGGTCATGACCAGGTCGAAGCGGGCCACCACAGTGAGGCCGGGGGCGCGGAGCTTGAGGAGCATATCAGCCAGGGCGTGCAGATTACCTATCCATTTGGATCGACTTTTGTACTCCTTGAGAGCTGCAATCGGGTCTTTGTGGTCAAGCACGGTTGAGAGGATATTGCCCACGGTTTTAGGTCCAACTTTTTCCAACATCAGAAGAATGCGGGTCAGGGAGAGGTTATCGTAGGCATTGAGGAGGAGACGGAAAAAGGCCAGCACGTCTTTGACGTGGGCCGACTCGGTGAACTTCATTCCGCCGCGTTTATCAAAATCGATGTTTTTTGCAAGAAGCTCGATCTCCAGGTTGTAGGAATGGAAGCCAGAGCGGAACAGCACTGCGATGTTTTCCTGTGGGGTGCCTGCGGTAATCAGCTCATGGATCGTAGAGGCCACGAGGCGGGCCTCGTCTTTTTCCGATGAGACCTTATATAATAGGGGGAGCTCTTTTCCGGGAATATCACTGAACAGCTCTTTTGTATAACGGGTTTCAGCCTGGGCTATAACCGCATTGGTCAGAGCCAGGATAGGACGAACTGAGCGGTAGTTCTGTTCAAGCTTGATGGTCTGGGCTCCGGGGTATTGGTCTGGGAACTGCATGATATTTTCAAAATCAGCACCCCGGAAACTGTAGATAGACTGGGCATCATCACCCACGGCCATGATATTATTGTGTTCAAGAGCTAACAGGCCCACGATTTCCGCCTGAATCAAGTTGGTATCCTGGTATTCATCAACCAGGATGTAGCGGAACTGGGAGCAAATGCGCTCCTGGGCAATATCAGATTCCGAGAGGAGGCGGCGAAGGTTAACCAGCAGATCGTCATAATCCATGAGCCGGTTGTTTTCTTTGAAGGCTTGATATTCACGATGAACAGCAAGGATGTCATGGGTATACTCCACAAGGTGGGTATGTTCTCTCATGATGATATCCTGAACCGGATAGGATTTATTGACCGCAGCGGAAAGGATGTTGAACAGAACTCGTTTTGCCGGAAAGCGTTTCCCGGCTCCGGCAAGATTCAATGAGGTCCTGATATGGTTGATGATCCCTTCTGAATCGCCCCGGTCGATAATGGTAAAATCAGAAGGGAAGCCGAGGAAATAGCCGTGTCTTCTCAGGAGGATGTTTGCCACTGAGTGAAAGGTACCACCCATAACCCCGGTGCAGGAGCAGCCGGAGAGGTTCGCGGCCCGGTCCAGCATCTCGCGGGCAGCGCGGCGGGTGAAGGTGAGAAGCAAAACGGATTCAGGGGAAACGCCCCGACTCAACAGCCATGCGGTACGATGCACAAGGGTCATGGTTTTTCCGCTACCTGCTCCGGCGATAACCAGCACCGGCCCCTCTCCGTGGGTAACAGCTGCATGCTGGGCCTGGTTCAGGGAGCTGAGGTCAAGGGTCGGTGCAAGTGCATCAAAATGGGAAAAACGATCATACGGCATGAAGTATGAGTCCGGGTAGGTGGTGTGTTGTTCGTTCATATTCATAATAAATCCTCTCGTATCGGTTGTGAGGGAACATTGTTTCATTAAAGTGCGGCTGCGCCGGGTACTCTCCATTTCAGGAACCCGTCAAGAAAAAAAATACTTTGCTTTTAACGAGTTCAGCGTTATGCGGGCTATGTTGCTCGTAAATGAAATCATCATTTTTTTCTTGACTGAACCCTTCCATTGCGAGTGAAAAGGGTTTAATCAAAAGGGAAAACAAGTTTCCCTTTTGGTTTTGGGTTAAAGGGATGCCTCCGGCGGCCAGCTTTAAAAAGCTGGGGCAAATTTTGTGGGATTATTGAAAAATGGCCGGGTGAGGATTTGAACCTCACATGAGCTGTCGGGCGGCGGGACCTCCTACCCCACTACACACAGGACTTAGCCAGGTGCTTCTCACTCTCTCCCAATAGCGTCTACCCATTCCGCCACCGGCCAATATCAAATATCACCTGTAATAAATAACCCCGTCATCACAGCGATAACCGGTAACATCCGGTTGAGTTGTGATAAAAAAACCGGTAGCAAGATTACCCTTAGGAGTTACGAGGTGACCAAAGGAAGAAACATTTTCCCCCTCCTTATGACTCACGATTTCGCATTTATGCTCCACTGCGAAATTCAGGAACTCCGCAAGAGCGATAAGCTCAGAGTGCTGCTGATAAGAAATGAGCGAGAGAAGAATGGAGCAGAGCAATAAAAGAATCGCTGTATATCTGCTGTAAAAGATGCTATCAATTTTGCTTAAAAAATCCATATCAGGCTCCCTTCTGGACATATGAAGGAACAGCACCAGAGCAGGCGAATGAATCAACGATAAAATCCACCACCGCATCAGGGACCGAGACGGTTTTATAGTCATCGGAAAGGGTCCCGGAATGGTCCAACTCTGCAAATTCATCCTCGTGATATACGCTTCCGTCCGGGTAGATCCGGTATTGTGTTTCGTACATAGCTGACTCATTCCACATGTCTTTTATTTTTAGGTAGAAATAAACAAAGGGAGAAAAAACAGCCGTCAAGCCGAACGGAAAAAGCAAAAGAAACCCGAACAGCTTAAAACAAACCCACAAAGGGTTTTCTCCAAGGAAAGGATCTGACATCATAACAAATCCTCCTCTGAGAAATCGGGACACTCAACAAGTCTGTATTGAGAAGGACGCTCTACATCTCGAATCAGGCCACCCTGTTCAATAAAGCGTTCAACGGTTCTGGCAGCCTGGTTGTATCCAACACGACAAAGCCGCTGAACAGTGCTGATGCCGAAAAGAGTATCTCGGGGTGCGGTACGTTGTAAGATGGAAATATTAAGGTCAAGGAATTGGTCGGGATTCATAACAAAGCCCCCTCGAAGGCCTGCGGTGCGGAAACAGTCTTCACTCTGAGAGAAACAACCAGATGCAGGGATTCGGTTTTCTCGGATTTATAGGAGAAGAGCGGACCGAGTACGGGGAGCTCTCCGAGGAGGGGCACCTTTTCTATGGAAGTGCCGGTTTCATCGGATCGGAGCCCGCCAAGCAGGATAGTGTCGCCATCGCCTACAAGCACGGTGGAGGAAAGACTTTTTTTATCCATGACCAGATCCACAGCCCCATCAAGCTGTGAATCCTCAGATACGTTGCTCAGTTCCTGGTTAACGGTCAGGGCGATAAAATCACCATCGGGCTGAATAGAAGGTTTTACAGAAAAACTCAGGCCCACGTCGTGTCGATCAACCGTGATGGTATCCTTTTCCTTGTCCTCCTCTTCTTCTTCGTCTGAACTCTTTTTTGATTTGGTGATAAAGGGCACATTGCGGCCTATCATAATGTGGGCTTCATGGCCGTTAAGTACGGTGAGTACCGGGGAGGAAATGATTTTGCCTTTGCCTGAACTGTCCTTGGCGGTCAGATCCACATTGACGATTCCGTCAAAGAAATTGAGGAGCATGCCAGGATTTGAGGAAAGGACCATTGAGGACAAGCCATCATTGATGGAGCCGGACAGGTCGGAACGGGTAAAGGCAAAGCGGGCGCCCAGCTCCCGGAATTGTGAGTCTGTGAGATAAGCAACCACGGCCTCGACCTTGACCTGTAATCCGGTCCCGTCAAGACGGCGGGCAACAGCAACGGCATGGGAAACAATGGCAGCTTCACCGGCCAGGTGCAGCCGATTTTCAGAATAGGCATGAATGCGCAGGTCACCAAACATTTCCTGTAAAATCGGCTCAACCTCATCAGAAGACACAGTATGGAGGAAAACAACTGCGTCGTTCTGGCCCTGATCAGGTTTGTCCAGAGCAGCAAGCACGGTGCGGATAATGTCCTGTTGTTTCCTGGTGCCAAAGACCAGAATGGCGCTGTGCCAGTAATCAGGGAAAACAGGAAAACTTGAGGAAACCGTGCCGGAGCCGGATTTATTTTTGGATTTACCCTTTGCTTTCTTACCAGAAGAGCCGCCAGAGTTGCTTTTTTTACTGCTTCCTTTGAAGATCTGGAGATCAGAAAGGGCCTGAACAGCGCGTTTAACAGAAATATGCTCCACGGTTAAAGAGAGAACCCCGGATTCATCGCGCAGCGCGGGCAGATCAATACGTTTCAAAAGGGTGATAAACTCAGTGACCAGCTTAGGAGAACCGGAAAAGCTCACCATCTGATTATCACCGTAGCCATACACAGCCATCTTGTTCTTATAGAGTATTTCCGCTGAATCCATGACCGCATCAGCGCTGAGGTTTTTGAGCTGATAGGTGCCCGAAGAAACACCCATTGATCCGGCTGAAAGAGTCGGATCTGTTTTGATGGACCAGAAATCGTTTTCGCCTTCAATCAATGAAACTGTGTAACCCAATGAGGTCAGCACATCAATAAAGGTGGGAATCAGTTCATCTTTAGGGATATTCCTCTGTGACCAGGTCACAGGGGTTTCAATATCATCGTCAAAGACAAAGGCGGCCCCGGTAAACTCAGAGACCATAAGTAACAGCTCAGAGAGCTGGGCCTTGTCAAAATCCACGCTGACCATCTGTGGAGGAAGTTTTGGCATTTTTTCAAAAACATCCTGCTTGACCTGTTCCTGTTTTGCGACATCATCCAAGGAAAGACACAGGGAAGGAAACGCAGAGAACAGAAGGAACAGCAGCAGAGAAAGAAAGAGTGTTCGTTTCATTGTTCGTCCTTTTTCGTTGGTTGTTTGTTTTTGTTAGTTATTCGGTTAGTAAAAAGCGTCTGGCCAGTCGCTGAATAGGTTCTATATATATTAGGGGTGTGCTCGGAATAAGGGTTCAGGTCGGTAACAGTTTTGGTGACCTTTGATGCGGGTTTGGGTTGATTTGCTATCTGCTTGGAAAGCTTTTCTGTACCGAAAAGGTCACCCCGGATCATGCCGGATTGAAAAAGCATATAGAGAAAGAGACCGAAAACCAACGGGATAGCATAGAAAATGGGGTGTTTCAGCACATTAGCATGCTTCATGATGCCCAGTTCTTTGACGTCAGAGGCAACATAGGACTTGTAACAAAGGAAAATAATATTGTGATAGGTACGGGCATTTTTGGAAAGTGGAGGCCCGCCTGTATCTTCTCCACCGTAGGCGTAACAGAGGTATTTTTTCTGCACCAGGGAGCCGAAAAAGTTGATTTTCCTATACACATAGGTCCATTCCACCAGGGCACGAACTGCGGTATCAATACGCATGATGCTTTGTGTGATAAGCACCACGTCATAACCATGATGGCGATGCACAGAGGCCCAGGCATTAAAGGCAACATTTTTCTTGCTCTGCCAGTCGCGGGAATTGAAAACGTTCTGGACCTCATCAATGACAATCAGGCAGCCAGGAACAACATGATTCCAGAACTCCTCAATCTGTTCTTTTTCAAAGAAAAAGAGCTTGCAAGCAAGACCGTGGTCATTGAGCCCGGTTACCATCTTGATCATCTCAAGACACTCGGGCTCATTCATGCCGTCTATATTGGTGAAGACAACACGACCCATCTTAAGATTTTCAATGATCTTACGGACTGCGTCATAAGTCTTGCCGCTGCCTGGTGTACCTGTGAATGCAATGATCATTTCTTTTTGTCTCCTCTCCTAGACTCTGGTCAGTGATGCAGGGATGAGATTCATAAGCATGCGGATGCCAGTAGCGGTAACAATAAGAGAGACACCCTGACTGAAATCTATCTCGCACAGAATCCAAACCAGTTGGTCAGGCAACGAAGACCAATCAAGTACAGTATCAAAACCAAGGGCAGAAAGATCAAGAACGGTAAAAAAGCCCTCAACAACAAAAAGAAAACCGCTGAAAATAAGATAAAAAGGATCAGTGAAAAGATACCAGGCTGTCGTAAGTGACCAAACAACAAGGTCGTAAAGAGTTTGAAAAAAAGAGCCGAGCCACTCAAAAACATCTACTGCATGTGCCGGAGCGGGTGCCAGGAAATCACCGAAAAGAAAGAAGAAAAAAAGCAACAGCGGTACTAAATTTTTAATTTTTTTTGACTGATGTTTTTTTATAAAGGAAAACATAATGGCTCACCTCTTCAGGGTTATGATACGGACCGCGACAAAAAGAGAGGTGATATAGATAACAGAGCGAAAAACAAGCAAGCCAGCGCTCCAATCACCAAAATTTATTTGCTGAGTGCCATAGGTT contains:
- a CDS encoding site-specific integrase: MPYRNKQRGNWTAQVYYDDQKFTKSCKTKKEAVEWERKKLAHLEAQAKEKEQQILIISLGDWAVQYLDYSKLKHSKKTYEEKQRAFRSFFESVDRFLPVDHLHKRTVLDHLAEQAKKRSGYAANKERKNFVAAWNWAAQYIPGFPTRNPFLVDRFSEVRSARYIPPEKDFWKVYDQAESEQDRVMLLCYLHLAARRNEIFRLRVEDVDLSQKKVRLYTRKRKDGTLSYDWVPMSPTLFKELSVFMLSVFGDWVFPDPMTRLPYVARQRWLSRLCRKAEVEKFGLHAIRHLSASILIKNKVPLLDVQTILRHRQLSTTERYIHRLESVRSAVDVFG
- a CDS encoding ATP-dependent helicase, which gives rise to MNMNEQHTTYPDSYFMPYDRFSHFDALAPTLDLSSLNQAQHAAVTHGEGPVLVIAGAGSGKTMTLVHRTAWLLSRGVSPESVLLLTFTRRAAREMLDRAANLSGCSCTGVMGGTFHSVANILLRRHGYFLGFPSDFTIIDRGDSEGIINHIRTSLNLAGAGKRFPAKRVLFNILSAAVNKSYPVQDIIMREHTHLVEYTHDILAVHREYQAFKENNRLMDYDDLLVNLRRLLSESDIAQERICSQFRYILVDEYQDTNLIQAEIVGLLALEHNNIMAVGDDAQSIYSFRGADFENIMQFPDQYPGAQTIKLEQNYRSVRPILALTNAVIAQAETRYTKELFSDIPGKELPLLYKVSSEKDEARLVASTIHELITAGTPQENIAVLFRSGFHSYNLEIELLAKNIDFDKRGGMKFTESAHVKDVLAFFRLLLNAYDNLSLTRILLMLEKVGPKTVGNILSTVLDHKDPIAALKEYKSRSKWIGNLHALADMLLKLRAPGLTVVARFDLVMTWYEAAFERIYHDDYPKRRHDLEYVRTLAAEYYDIQSFIDDTALDPPEVTEATTNQDPKKKKLVLSTIHSAKGLEWDVVFLIGLADGLFPRQNADDEELEEERRLLYVAATRAKQQLFLMYPELIRTPDRKYHQASLSPFLQQVSPRLYEKVTYRKSHRKVEESAPF
- a CDS encoding zonular occludens toxin domain-containing protein; the encoded protein is MIIAFTGTPGSGKTYDAVRKIIENLKMGRVVFTNIDGMNEPECLEMIKMVTGLNDHGLACKLFFFEKEQIEEFWNHVVPGCLIVIDEVQNVFNSRDWQSKKNVAFNAWASVHRHHGYDVVLITQSIMRIDTAVRALVEWTYVYRKINFFGSLVQKKYLCYAYGGEDTGGPPLSKNARTYHNIIFLCYKSYVASDVKELGIMKHANVLKHPIFYAIPLVFGLFLYMLFQSGMIRGDLFGTEKLSKQIANQPKPASKVTKTVTDLNPYSEHTPNIYRTYSATGQTLFTNRITNKNKQPTKKDEQ